The Pseudomonas chlororaphis subsp. piscium genome contains the following window.
CCATGGCCGCCGGCTACTTCGACGACCTGCTGAGCTGGGTCGCCATCGGCGCGCGCACCACCGAATCGCAGATCCACCGGGAAATGGCCAGCGGCCTGGGCATGCCCGTGGGCTTCAAGAACGGCACCGACGGCGGCGTCGGTATCGCCTGCGACGCCATGCGCTCGGCGGCCCACCCGCACCGCCACTTCGGCGTCGACAGCCAGGGCCATCCGGCAGTGATCCAGACCCCGGGCAACCCGGACACCCACCTGGTGCTGCGCGGCGGCCATCGCGGCCCGAACTACGATCGCCAGAGCGTGGCCCAGATCCGGCACGACCTGCAGAAGCTGAAGATCCCGGCGCGAATCATGGTCGATTGCAGCCATGCCAACAGCGGCAAGGACCCACTGCGCCAACCGGCGGTGTTCGACGAGGTATTGGAGCAGCGCCTGCAGGGCGATTCGTCTCTGGTCGGGGTGATGCTGGAGAGCCATCTGTTCGAGGGTTGTCAGCCCCTGAGCCCGACGCTGCGCTACGGGGTTTCGGTGACAGACGGTTGCCTGGGCTGGGACGCCACCGAGCAGCTGCTGCGCAATGCCGCCCGGCAGCTGCGCAACGCCCGGCAAGACATTCCCGCTTCCGCCTGATCCTGGGACTGTAGGAGCGAGGCTTGCCCGCGATGAAGGATGATACGGTGTACCTGACCCACCGCGTCGCCTGTATCGCGGGCAAGCCTCGCTCCTACAGATAAGCACCTCGACCGGCCATCCTTTGCTGCAATGCCTTGACGGAACTTTGACGAGAAATAGGCCACACAATCCGGTAGGCTCACCACTTTCTTGAAAGGAGCAACTCCCATGGCCAAAGCCACTGCCCGTCACATCCTCGTTGCCAGCGAAGCCAAGTGCAACGAACTGAAAGCCGAGATCGAAGCCGGCGCCGACTTCGCCGAAGTCGCCAAGAAGAACTCCACCTGCCCATCCAGCCGTGACGGCGGCAACCTCGGCTCCTTCGGCCCAGGCCAGATGGTCAAGGAATTCGACACCGTAGTGTTCAGCGCCCCGGTCAACGTCGTGCAAGGCCCGGTGAAAACCCAGTTCGGTTATCACCTGCTGGAAGTGACCAGCCGCCAGGACTGATCCTGTCGCGATTTGCGTGAACGACGGCCCGCCCCTTGGTGGGCCGTTGTGTTTGGGCTACGGCCCGCGCTGGTCAGCAGCGCGCCGGTAGCGTACAAATCGTGATCATCGATCACCCGGCTCTTAAGGCTGACAATGCGCCTGCTTTTCCCCTCCATGATCTTCACCGCCCTGGCCCTGCTGCTGGGGACCGCGAGTGCCGACGCCGCACCGCAACACGCCCTGACCGTCTATGGCGAACCGGCCAAGTACCCCGCCGGCTTCAGCCACTTCGCCTACACCAACCCTCGTGCGCCCAAAGGCGGAAGCATGCGCCGCTCGGCCATCGAAATCGGCCGCTTCGACCATGTGCTGCCCTACATCGACAAAGGCATCGGCGTCTCGCAACTCGACGGCTATATCTATTCGCCGCTGGCCCAGCGCTCGCTGGACGAGCCCTACACCGTCTACGGCCTGGTGGCACAAAAGATGGAGCGCGCCGATGACGGCCTGTGGCTGCGTTTCTACCTCAACCCCAAGGCGCGCTTCGCCGATGGCAAGCCGATCACCGCCGAGGACGTGCGCTACACCTATAACCTGCTGATGACCCAGGGCAGCCTGCGTTATCGCACCCAGTTCGCCGACGTCAAGGACGTCGAAGTCGAATCGCCGCGGGTGATCCGCTTCGACTTCAAGAGCAATGAAAACCGCACCCTGCCCCTGGATATCGCGGCCCTGCCGGTGCTCCCCGAGCACTGGTGGAAGAGTCGCGACTTCGCCGGCGGCGGTGGTTACGAAGCGCCCCTGGGCAGCGGCCCGTACAAGGTGAGCAAGGTCGACAACGGCAACAGCATCACCTTCACCCGCGATGCCGACTGGTGGGGCAAGGACCTGCCGGTCAGCCGTGGCCTGTACAACTTCGACCGCTTCAGCATCGAGTACTTCGGCGACACCGACGTCGCCCGCCAGGTGCTGCGCGGCGGCGCCTACGATTACAACCGCGAGTTCTCCGCCACCGGCTTCTCCATCGGCTACGACGGCCCGGCCCTGGACGACGGGCGCCTGCAAAAGGCCCACCTGGCCAAGGAGGCGCCGCAACCGGCCCAGGGCTTCGTGTTCAACCTGCAAAAGCCGATGTTCCAGGACCGCCGCGTGCGCCAGGCCCTGGCCATGCTCTGGGACTTCGAGTGGAGCAACCGGCAGATGATGCGCGACCTGTACATCCGTCAGCAGAGCTTCTTCTCCAACAGCACCCTGGCCGCGCGGGCGCTACCGGATGCCGAGGAACTGAAGATCCTCGAACCGCTGCGCGGGCAGATTCCCGACGAAGTCTTCACCCAGGTCTTCCAGGCGCCGAAAACCGACGGCAGCGGCCTGATCCGCGACAAGCAACTGCAAGCCCTGGCCCTGCTCGAAGCGGCCGGCTGGAAACCCGACGGCGACACGCTGGTCAACGCCGACGGCGAGCCGCTGCGCTTCACCTTCCTCAATAGCCAGAGCGGCATCGAGCGCCTGCTGCTGCCCTACAAGCGCAACCTGGCGCAGATCGGCATCACCCTGGAGATCCGCCGCATCGACGCCTCGCAGTACGTCAACCGGCTGATGGCCCGCGACTACGACATGATCGTCACCGGCTACCCGGTGACCACCTCGCCGGGGCTGGAGCTGTACAACTACTTCGGTTCGGCGGCGGCCAACGACCCTGGCTCGAGCAACCTGATGGTGCTGAAGAACCCGGCGGTGGACAGCCTGATCACCGGCCTGGTCAAGGCCACCACCCAGCCGCAGATGTTGCGCTATGCCCATGCCCTGGACCGCGTACTGCAATGGAATTACTACTGGATCCCCAACTACTACCCGCCAGGAACCTCCACCGTGTGGTGGAACCGCTTCGGCATGCCGGCCATTCCCGCCAGCAATGACGAAGCCATCGAAAGCTGGTGGGAAATGAGCCGCACGCCCCTGACCAACGAGCAAATGGCGGCCGAGCGCATCCAGCGCGGCCAGCCTGGAGGGCCGCACTGATGCTGGCGTATATCCTGCGGCGCCTGCTGCTGATCATCCCCACCCTGCTGATCATCCTGCTGGTCAACTTCGCCATCGTCCAGGCGGCCCCCGGTGGCCCGGTGGAACAGGCCATCGCCCGCCTGCAAGGCATAGGTGGCGGCGGAAACCTCGGCGGTTCCAGCGACGGCATCAGCGGCAACTCGCGGGCCAGCCGTGGCCTAGACCCGCAGCTGATCAAGGACATCGAGAAACAGTACGGCTTCGACAAGCCGGCCCACGAACGGCTGTGGCTGATGCTCAAGAGCTATGCGCAACTGGACTTCGGCAAGAGTTTCTTCCGCGGCGCCACGGTCACCGAGCTGATCCTGCAAAAGATGCCGGTGACCATCTCCCTCGGCCTCTGGGCGACCCTGATCACCTACCTGGTGTCGATCCCCCTGGGGATTCGCAAGGCGGTGCACCACGGCAGCCATTTCGATATCTGGAGCAGCACCGCGATCATCATCGGCTACGCCATGCCGGCCTTCCTGTTCGCCATGTTCCTGATCGTGCTGTTCGCCGGCGGTACCTCGCTGAACTGGTTCCCGGTGCGCGGGCTGGTCTCGGAGAACTTCGAGCAACTGAGCACCCTGGGCAAGATCGCCGACTACTTCTGGCACCTGGTGCTGCCGGTGACTTCCCTGGTGATCGGCGGTTTCGCCACCCTGACCATCCTCACCAAGAACTCGTTTCTCAACGAAATCACCCGCCAGTACGTGGTCACCGCCCGGGCCAAGGGCCTGAGCGAGCGCCGGGTGCTGTACGGCCATGTGTTCCGCAACGCCATGCTGCTGGTGGTCTCGGGCATTCCCCAGGCCTTTATCAGCGTGTTCTTCGCAGGATCCCTGTTGATCGAGGTGATTTTCTCCCTCGACGGCCTCGGGCGCATGAGCTACGAGGCCGCGGTGTCGCGGGACTATCCGGTGGTGTTCGGCTCGCTGTTCATCTTCACCCTGTTCGGCCTGCTGATAAAACTCATCGGCGACCTCTGCTACACCCTGGTCGACCCGCGTATCGACTTCGCCGCGAGGAACGCCTGATGCTCAAGCTCTCCCCGCTGGCGCGCCGGCGCTTCGACCGTTTCAAGAAAAACCGCCGTGGCTGGTGGTCGCTGTGGCTGTTCGTCGGCCTGTTCATCCTCACCCTCGGCGGCGAGCTGATCGCCAACGACAAACCGCTGGTGGTCAGCTACCAGGGCTCGCTGTATTTCCCGGTGTTCAAGCGCTACACCGAGCAGGAGTTCGGCGGCCAGCTGCCGTTCCAGGCCGACTACCGCAGCGACTACGTGCAGAAGCTGATCCGCCAGGACGGCGGCTGGCTGCTGTTCCCGCCGATCCCGTTCAGCGAAGACACGCCCAACTACGACCTCAGCCGCCCCGCCCCGAGCCCGCCGACCGCGGTCAACTGGCTGGGCACCGACGACCAGGCGCGGGACGTGCTGGCCCGGGTGATCTACGGCGCCCGGGTGTCGATTCTGTTCGCCCTGGCCCTGACCTTTATCAGCGCCCTGATCGGCATCGCCGCCGGTGCCCTGCAGGGTTATTACGGCGGCTGGGTCGACCTGCTGGGCCAACGCCTGCTGGAGGTCTGGTCGGGGCTGCCGGTGCTGTACCTGCTGATCATCCTTTCCGGTTTCGTCGAGCCGAACTTCTGGTGGCTGCTGGGGATCATGGCGCTGTTCTCCTGGCTGGCCCTGGTGGACGTGGTGCGCGCCGAGTTCCTGCGTGGGCGCAACCTGGAATACGTCAAGGCCGCCCGCGCCCTGGGCCTCAACGACCGCAAGGTAATCGTGCGGCATATCCTGCCCAACGCGATGAACGCCACCCTGAGCTACCTGCCGTTCATTCTCACCGGGGCGATCTCCACTCTCACCGCCCTGGACTTCCTCGGCTTCGGCATGCCGGCCGGCAGCGCTTCCCTGGGCGAGTTGATCGGCCAGGGCAAGCAGAACCTGCAGGCGCCCTGGCTGGGCCTGACGGCATTTTTCACCCTGGCGCTGATCCTGTCGCTGCTGGTGTTTATCGGCGAGGCGTTGCGCGATGCCTTCGATCCACGTTCTTGAGCCATGTTCCTGACCAAGCGGATGCTGAAATGACTGACAACCTGATCGAAATCCGCGACCTCAACGTCGCCTTCGGCACCCAGAAGGTGGTGCGCGACCTGTGCCTGGACATTCGCCCTGGCGAGTGCCTGGCCCTGGTCGGCGAGTCGGGTTCGGGCAAGTCGGTGACCGCCCATTCGATCCTGCAATTGCTGCCCGACTGCGACACCCACAGCAGCGGCAGCATCCGCTACCGCGGCCAGGAATTGCTCGGCGCCGAAGCCCGGACCTTGCAGAAACTGCGCGGCGACCGCATCGCCATGATCTTCCAGGAGCCGATGACCTCGCTGAACCCGCTGCACAGCATCGAGAAGCAGATCGGCGAAACCCTGCTGCTGCACAAGGGCCTGGGTGGCAAGGCGGCCCAGGCGCGGATCCTCGAACTGCTGCGCCTGGTAGGCATCCAGAAACCCGAGGAACGGCTCAAGGCCTACCCACACCAGCTCTCCGGCGGCCAGCGCCAGCGGGTGATGATCGCCATGGCCCTGGCCTGCGAACCGGAGCTGCTGATCGCCGACGAACCGACCACCGCCCTCGACGTGACGGTGCAGCGCAAGATCCTGCTGCTGCTCAAATCCCTGCAACAACGCCTGGGCATGTCCCTGCTGCTGATCAGCCACGACCTCAACCTGGTGCGCAGCATCGCCCAGCGTGTGTGCGTGATGAAGGCCGGGCAGATCGTCGAACAGGCACCCTGCGAAACCCTGTTCAGCGCGCCGCAGCATCCCTACAGCCGCGTACTGCTCAATGCCGAGCCGGAAGGCGAAGCCCTGCCCCGGGACGAGCGCGAAGTGGTGCTGCAGGTGGACGACCTGAACGTGCAGTTCCAGATCGGCGGCGGGCTGCTGCGTCGCAAGCAATACCTGCGGGCGGTGGACGGCATCAGCCTGAGCCTGCAACGGGGCAAGACCCTGGGCATCGTCGGCGAGTCCGGCTCCGGCAAGTCGACCCTCGGCCAGGCGATCCTGCGCCTGCTGGATTCCGAAGGCAGCATCCGCTTCCAGGGCGAGGCCCTCGACGGCCTCAACCAGAAGCAGTTGCGGCCGTGGCGCAAGCAGATGCAGGTGGTGTTCCAGGACCCCTTCGGCAGCCTCAGCCCACGGATGTCGGTGCAACAGATCATCAGTGAAGGGCTGGAGGTGCACAGCCACTCCACCGCCCAGCAGTGCGAACAGCAGGTGATCCAGGCGCTGGAAGAAGTCGGCCTGGACCCGGCCAGCCGCCATCGCTACCCCCACGAGTTCTCCGGTGGCCAGCGCCAGCGCATCGCCATTGCCCGCGCCCTGGTGCTCAAACCGGCGCTGATCCTGCTGGACGAACCCACCTCGGCCCTCGACCGCACCGTGCAGAAGCAGGTGGTGGCGCTGTTGCGCCAGCTCCAGGAGCGGCATGGCCTGACCTACCTGTTCATCAGCCATGACCTGGCCGTGGTCCGCGCCCTGGCCCACGACATGATCGTGATCAAGGATGGCAAGGTGGTCGAACGCGGCCCCAGCCACGAAGTGTTCGAAGCGCCGCAGCATCCCTACACCCAGGAACTGCTGGCCGCCGCCCACCCGGCCTGAACCTGTCCTGTAGGAGCGAGGCTTGCCCGCGATAGATGCGACGCGGTGTACCTGCAATACCGCAGCGCCTGAATCGCGGGCAAGCCTCGCTCCTACAGACGCTAACCCTGATGGTCGCGTCGCCGTGAAGATTCCCGGCATAATCGGCGCGCGCGCCCTTCAGGACCTTCCCCATGAACGACACCGAAAGCCTCAAGGATTACCAGCGGGTTCGCCAACTGGCGATCCGTTCGCTGTTCGAGATCATCGAGCAATCCAGCGAGGGCACGGTGATCGTCGACCGCGATGCCAATATCGTCTGGATGAACGAGCGCTACGCCCGGCGCTTTGGCCTGGAGTCGGCGGCGTTCGCCATCGGCAAGGCCTGCGAAAGCGTGATCCCCGGCAGCCTGCTGCGCGAAGTGGTGCGCACCGGGCGGCCGATCCTGCTGGACATGCAGGACACCCCCAAGGACCCGCTGGTGGTGATGCGCCTGCCGATCCATGACGACGCCGGGGCGGTGATCGGCGCCATCGGCTTTGCCCTGTTCGACGAGCTGCGCAGCCTGTCGCCGATGCTCAAGCGCTACCTGAGCATGCAGGAAGAGCTTGCTTCCACGCGGTCGCTGCTGCGGGCACGGCAGACCAAATACAACTTCGCCCACTTTATCGGCACCAGCGCCGCCAGCCTGGAAGTCAAACGCCGTGCCCGGCGCAGCGCCAGCGCCGACTCGCCGGTGCTGCTGCAAGGCGAGACCGGCACCGGCAAGGAGTTGCTGGCCCAGGCCATCCACGCTGCGTCGCCACGGGCGCACAAGGCCTTTGTCAGCATCAACAGCGCGGCGATTCCCGAAGCCCTGCTGGAGGCCGAGTTCTTCGGCACCGCCCCCGGTGCCTTCACCGGTGCCGACCGCAAGGGCCGCGCCGGCAAGTTGCAGATCGCCCAGGGCGGCACGCTGTTTCTCGACGAGATCGGCGACATGCCCCTGCCCCTGCAAAGCAAGCTGCTGC
Protein-coding sequences here:
- a CDS encoding 3-deoxy-7-phosphoheptulonate synthase; translated protein: MNSSVSALPLSTRNCANETLTQRLPSSLELKQQLPLSPALSQQVAAHRQAVRAILNGEDSRLLVVVGPCSIHDPQSALEYASNLASLAAEVSDELLLVMRAYVEKPRTTVGWKGLAYDPRLDGSDDMAGGLTLSRELMREMLRLGLPIATELLQPMAAGYFDDLLSWVAIGARTTESQIHREMASGLGMPVGFKNGTDGGVGIACDAMRSAAHPHRHFGVDSQGHPAVIQTPGNPDTHLVLRGGHRGPNYDRQSVAQIRHDLQKLKIPARIMVDCSHANSGKDPLRQPAVFDEVLEQRLQGDSSLVGVMLESHLFEGCQPLSPTLRYGVSVTDGCLGWDATEQLLRNAARQLRNARQDIPASA
- a CDS encoding peptidylprolyl isomerase translates to MAKATARHILVASEAKCNELKAEIEAGADFAEVAKKNSTCPSSRDGGNLGSFGPGQMVKEFDTVVFSAPVNVVQGPVKTQFGYHLLEVTSRQD
- a CDS encoding extracellular solute-binding protein → MRLLFPSMIFTALALLLGTASADAAPQHALTVYGEPAKYPAGFSHFAYTNPRAPKGGSMRRSAIEIGRFDHVLPYIDKGIGVSQLDGYIYSPLAQRSLDEPYTVYGLVAQKMERADDGLWLRFYLNPKARFADGKPITAEDVRYTYNLLMTQGSLRYRTQFADVKDVEVESPRVIRFDFKSNENRTLPLDIAALPVLPEHWWKSRDFAGGGGYEAPLGSGPYKVSKVDNGNSITFTRDADWWGKDLPVSRGLYNFDRFSIEYFGDTDVARQVLRGGAYDYNREFSATGFSIGYDGPALDDGRLQKAHLAKEAPQPAQGFVFNLQKPMFQDRRVRQALAMLWDFEWSNRQMMRDLYIRQQSFFSNSTLAARALPDAEELKILEPLRGQIPDEVFTQVFQAPKTDGSGLIRDKQLQALALLEAAGWKPDGDTLVNADGEPLRFTFLNSQSGIERLLLPYKRNLAQIGITLEIRRIDASQYVNRLMARDYDMIVTGYPVTTSPGLELYNYFGSAAANDPGSSNLMVLKNPAVDSLITGLVKATTQPQMLRYAHALDRVLQWNYYWIPNYYPPGTSTVWWNRFGMPAIPASNDEAIESWWEMSRTPLTNEQMAAERIQRGQPGGPH
- a CDS encoding microcin C ABC transporter permease YejB, whose protein sequence is MLAYILRRLLLIIPTLLIILLVNFAIVQAAPGGPVEQAIARLQGIGGGGNLGGSSDGISGNSRASRGLDPQLIKDIEKQYGFDKPAHERLWLMLKSYAQLDFGKSFFRGATVTELILQKMPVTISLGLWATLITYLVSIPLGIRKAVHHGSHFDIWSSTAIIIGYAMPAFLFAMFLIVLFAGGTSLNWFPVRGLVSENFEQLSTLGKIADYFWHLVLPVTSLVIGGFATLTILTKNSFLNEITRQYVVTARAKGLSERRVLYGHVFRNAMLLVVSGIPQAFISVFFAGSLLIEVIFSLDGLGRMSYEAAVSRDYPVVFGSLFIFTLFGLLIKLIGDLCYTLVDPRIDFAARNA
- a CDS encoding ABC transporter permease, coding for MLKLSPLARRRFDRFKKNRRGWWSLWLFVGLFILTLGGELIANDKPLVVSYQGSLYFPVFKRYTEQEFGGQLPFQADYRSDYVQKLIRQDGGWLLFPPIPFSEDTPNYDLSRPAPSPPTAVNWLGTDDQARDVLARVIYGARVSILFALALTFISALIGIAAGALQGYYGGWVDLLGQRLLEVWSGLPVLYLLIILSGFVEPNFWWLLGIMALFSWLALVDVVRAEFLRGRNLEYVKAARALGLNDRKVIVRHILPNAMNATLSYLPFILTGAISTLTALDFLGFGMPAGSASLGELIGQGKQNLQAPWLGLTAFFTLALILSLLVFIGEALRDAFDPRS
- a CDS encoding ABC transporter ATP-binding protein — translated: MTDNLIEIRDLNVAFGTQKVVRDLCLDIRPGECLALVGESGSGKSVTAHSILQLLPDCDTHSSGSIRYRGQELLGAEARTLQKLRGDRIAMIFQEPMTSLNPLHSIEKQIGETLLLHKGLGGKAAQARILELLRLVGIQKPEERLKAYPHQLSGGQRQRVMIAMALACEPELLIADEPTTALDVTVQRKILLLLKSLQQRLGMSLLLISHDLNLVRSIAQRVCVMKAGQIVEQAPCETLFSAPQHPYSRVLLNAEPEGEALPRDEREVVLQVDDLNVQFQIGGGLLRRKQYLRAVDGISLSLQRGKTLGIVGESGSGKSTLGQAILRLLDSEGSIRFQGEALDGLNQKQLRPWRKQMQVVFQDPFGSLSPRMSVQQIISEGLEVHSHSTAQQCEQQVIQALEEVGLDPASRHRYPHEFSGGQRQRIAIARALVLKPALILLDEPTSALDRTVQKQVVALLRQLQERHGLTYLFISHDLAVVRALAHDMIVIKDGKVVERGPSHEVFEAPQHPYTQELLAAAHPA
- a CDS encoding sigma-54 interaction domain-containing protein, which translates into the protein MNDTESLKDYQRVRQLAIRSLFEIIEQSSEGTVIVDRDANIVWMNERYARRFGLESAAFAIGKACESVIPGSLLREVVRTGRPILLDMQDTPKDPLVVMRLPIHDDAGAVIGAIGFALFDELRSLSPMLKRYLSMQEELASTRSLLRARQTKYNFAHFIGTSAASLEVKRRARRSASADSPVLLQGETGTGKELLAQAIHAASPRAHKAFVSINSAAIPEALLEAEFFGTAPGAFTGADRKGRAGKLQIAQGGTLFLDEIGDMPLPLQSKLLRVLQEKEFEPVGSNEVIQSDVRVIAATSTDLEAAIKRGEFRADLYYRLNVLPIQVPPLRERLDDLPALSEAILEELRSQHELTPDALALLGQHAWPGNIRELRNVLERAALLSDDLMLNAGDLRAAIGTFSPVPRAASVQAAEVQPNETFAAARERFDRQVIETALAHCSGKVVQAAARLGLGRSTLYKKMAALGIEESQ